The following proteins are encoded in a genomic region of Astatotilapia calliptera chromosome 22, fAstCal1.2, whole genome shotgun sequence:
- the LOC113014663 gene encoding pro-opiomelanocortin-like — MCPVLLLVAVIVVGVARGAESQCWDHPVCQEVNSERSMMECIQLCHYENNEKPIIPGDAHLQPPPPSGPLSLLPFPPPFFSSPQAKRSYSMEHFRWGKPVGRKRRPIKIYTTNGLEEESAELFPGEMKKRELAGEMMRMDDNEGKLAEGGQEEVPDDSHEKKDEMYKMKHFRWGGLPASKRYGGFMKSWDERSQRPLITLFKNVINKEAQEEKREQ, encoded by the exons ATGTGTCCTGTGTTGCTATTGGTGGCTGTAATAGTAGTGGGCGTGGCCAGAGGAGCTGAAAGTCAATGCTGGGACCATCCCGTCTGTCAGGAGGTCAACTCAGAGAGGAGCATGATG GAGTGTATTCAGCTTTGCCACTATGAAAACAACGAGAAGCCCATCATCCCTGGTGATGCCCACCTGCAGCCTCCTCCCCCATCGGGCCCTCTTTCTCTTTTACCTTTCCCTCCGcccttcttctcctctcctcagGCCAAACGCTCCTACTCCATGGAGCATTTCCGCTGGGGGAAGCCTGTTGGGCGAAAACGCCGCCCGATTAAAATCTATACCACCAACGGTCTGGAGGAGGAGTCGGCGGAGCTTTTCCCCGGTGAGATGAAAAAGCGGGAGCTCGCTGGTGAGATGATGAGGATGGACGATAACGAGGGGAAGTTAGCAGAGGGGGGCCAGGAGGAGGTGCCAGATGACAGCCATgagaaaaaagatgaaatgtACAAGATGAAGCACTTTCGCTGGGGCGGCCTGCCGGCAAGCAAGCGTTACGGCGGGTTCATGAAGAGCTGGGACGAGCGCAGCCAGAGGCCGCTGATCACGCTCTTCAAAAACGTCATCAACAAAGAAGcccaggaggagaagagggagcagtga